The nucleotide window GGTGAGCAAGGAGAAGGGGCAATCTAAAGGCGGCGGTTTCTATCCCGTCGCCTTTTTTTACCTTTACCCCTACCCCGGCAGGCAGATCTTCTGGCCGACCTGGAGATTGTAGGGATTGACATGGGGATTTAGTTCAAGCAGCCTTTCTACCGTCGTTCCGGTGGCCCGGGCAATACTATAAAGGGTGTCGCCCGGGGCAACCTCCCAGTAAACGCCTGAAGGGCAGGGCGGTTCAGGCGGTAAACACAACACCTGACCGATTTGCAAATTATAGGGATCTATCCCGGGATTCAGGCGTTCCAACTCGGCGACGGTCGTCCCGATACGTAAAGCTATAAGATACAGGGTATCACCCGGCTCCACCCGCCAGTAGCGGCCGGAGGGGCAGGGTATTTGCATCAAGCCCACGCATAATCACCCCTTGGCGGTTTTTCTGTATCTTATGCGCGGGCTTTGAAAATTGAAACCGGCAGGTTTATTCTT belongs to Moorella humiferrea and includes:
- a CDS encoding LysM peptidoglycan-binding domain-containing protein is translated as MQIPCPSGRYWRVEPGDTLYLIALRIGTTVAELERLNPGIDPYNLQIGQVLCLPPEPPCPSGVYWEVAPGDTLYSIARATGTTVERLLELNPHVNPYNLQVGQKICLPG